A region from the Drosophila mauritiana strain mau12 chromosome 2L, ASM438214v1, whole genome shotgun sequence genome encodes:
- the LOC117148251 gene encoding T-box protein H15, which yields MLVGSHPYLCNGVPAAPAAPNASGQTTTTASKSAAGSATDFSIAAIMAREDASSRESSIRSASPISVEDEVDVDVVDCSDAEEPPTKARRLNHHQHHQHHQHHNNNNNNNNNNNNVAHKSRHSGGAVAQTASAESQLNTSSTSSQGRCSTPPQSPGTEDSEERLTPEPVQKAPKIVGSCNCDDLKPVQCHLETKELWDRFHDLGTEMIITKTGRRMFPTVRVSFSGPLRQIQPADRYAVLMDIIPMDSKRYRYAYHRSAWLVAGKADPAPPARLYAHPDSPFSCEALRKQVISFEKVKLTNNEMDKNGQIVLNSMHRYQPRIHLVRLSHGQSIPSNPKELQDLDHKTYVFPETVFTAVTAYQNQLITKLKIDSNPFAKGFRDSSRLTDFDRDPMEALLLEQQLRSPLRLFPDPLMQQFAAQGDPSSMALFEKARQHLQMFGGNSPYAQLMMPQMYQAAAAAAGPPPPPPGLGAFHMFQQQWPQLTAGFLASANQQAAAAQAAAQAQAQAQAAAAAMAANRTPPPPPTASTPSSTSSGSPSPDMRPRQYQRFSPYQLPGGQGPPSSAAGSPPAVNVSRSPTH from the exons ATGCTGGTTGGATCTCATCCGTATTTGTGCAACGGGGTGCCCGCCGCCCCCGCAGCACCAAATGCCAGTGGAcagacaacaacaacggctAGCAAAAGTGCCGCCGGCTCAGCGACGGACTTCTCCATCGCCGCCATCATGGCTCGCGAAGATGCCTCCAGTCGGGAGTCCTCAATTCGCAGTGCAA GTCCCATTTCGGTGGAGGATGAGGTTGACGTTGATGTGGTCGACTGCAGCGATGCCGAGGAGCCACCAACTAAGGCGCGTCGTTTGAACCACcatcagcaccaccagcaTCACCAGCAccacaacaataacaacaataacaacaacaacaacaacaatgtgGCACACAAGAGTCGCCACAGCGGTGGCGCCGTGGCACAAACAGCTTCCGCCGAATCCCAATTGAACACCAGCTCGACGAGCAGCCAAGGACGCTGCTCCACACCGCCCCAATCCCCGGGAACGGAGGACAGCGAGGAGCGTTTAACACCGGAACCGGTGCAGAAGGCACCCAAAATTGTTGGCTCCTGCAATTGCGACGATCTGAAGCCGGTGCAGTGCCACCTGGAGACCAAAGAGCTGTGGGATCGCTTTCACGATCTTGGCACCGAGATGATCATCACCAAAACGGGCAG ACGCATGTTCCCCACTGTGCGCGTCAGTTTCTCGGGTCCGCTGAGGCAAATCCAGCCCGCCGATCGCTACGCCGTCCTCATGGACATCATCCCCATGGACTCGAAGCGGTATCGGTACGCCTACCATCGCTCCGCCTGGCTGGTGGCCGGCAAGGCCGACCCCGCCCCCCCAGCACGCCTCTACGCCCATCCCGACAGTCCCTTCAGCTGCGAGGCGCTCCGCAAACAAGTTATCTCCTTCGAGAAGGTGAAGCTGACTAATAACGAAATGGATAAGAACGGACAG ATCGTTTTGAACTCGATGCATCGGTACCAGCCCAGAATCCACTTGGTTCGCTTGAGCCATGGCCAGAGCATTCCGTCTAATCCCAAGGAACTGCAGGACTTGGATCACAAGACCTATGTGTTCCCGGAAACGGTATTCACCGCGGTGACGGCCTATCAGAATCAGCTGATCACCAAGCTGAAGATCGATTCGAATCCGTTCGCCAAGGGCTTCCGCGACTCCTCCCGCCTCACCGACTTCGATCGCGATCCGATGGAGGCGCTGCTCCTGGAGCAGCAGCTCCGCTCGCCACTGCGCCTCTTTCCCGATCCGCTGATGCAACAGTTTGCCGCCCAGGGAGATCCCTCCTCGATGGCGCTGTTCGAGAAGGCACGCCAGCATCTGCAAATGTTTGGCGGCAACTCCCCCTACGCGCAGCTGATGATGCCGCAAATGTATcaagcggcagcagcggcagctggACCACCTCCGCCACCCCCTGGCCTGGGCGCCTTCCACATGTTCCAGCAGCAGTGGCCCCAACTTACCGCCGGCTTTTTGGCCAGCGCCAATCAGCAAGCTGCCGCCGCTCAAGCCGCCGCTCAGGCTCAAGCGCAGGCGCAGGCGGCCGCCGCAGCAATGGCCGCCAACCGGACGCCCCCACCCCCGCCCACTGCATCCACGCCATCGTCGACGTCGTCGGGATCGCCGTCGCCCGATATGCGACCGCGCCAGTATCAGCGGTTCAGTCCGTACCAACTGCCAGGTGGTCAGGGGCCgccctcctccgccgccggcTCGCCGCCCGCGGTAAACGTCTCCCGCAGCCCCACCCACTAA